From a single Staphylococcus epidermidis genomic region:
- a CDS encoding pyridoxal-phosphate-dependent aminotransferase family protein, giving the protein MQYYQPLLLTPGPTPVPEQILSAVQLPMVGHRSTDFEEIASEAFKGLKPVFGSKNEVLILTSSGTSVLEASMLNIANPDDHIVIIVSGAFGNRFKQIAQTYYNHVHVYDVNWGEAVIVDDFITYLKQLNVPVTAVFTQFCETSTGVIHPVHQLGHALKAFDNSLYFIVDGVSCIGAVDVDLTKDKIDVLVSGSQKAIMLPPGLAFVAYSDRAKKRFADVKTPRFYLDLNKYIKSQEQNSTPFTPNVGLFRGINAYVELVKKEGLNHVISRHFKIRNALRAALKALELELLVKDDAHASPTVTSFVPKNQEELNIIKNQLKSQFNITIAGGQGHLKGQILRIGHMGKISPFDILAVVSALEIILTSNRNVNYIGTGITQFMEVIRHES; this is encoded by the coding sequence ATGCAGTATTACCAACCTTTATTATTAACACCTGGACCAACTCCTGTACCGGAACAAATCTTGAGTGCCGTACAATTACCAATGGTAGGTCATCGTTCTACTGACTTTGAGGAAATTGCTAGTGAAGCATTTAAAGGTTTAAAGCCAGTATTTGGTAGCAAAAACGAAGTACTTATTCTTACATCTAGTGGCACTAGCGTATTAGAAGCAAGTATGCTTAACATCGCGAATCCTGACGATCATATTGTGATAATTGTTTCTGGTGCATTTGGAAATCGCTTTAAACAAATCGCACAAACTTATTATAATCATGTACATGTATATGATGTTAACTGGGGTGAAGCTGTAATAGTTGATGACTTTATCACTTATTTAAAGCAATTAAACGTTCCAGTCACTGCAGTATTCACTCAATTTTGTGAAACATCTACTGGTGTCATACATCCAGTTCACCAATTAGGTCATGCACTTAAAGCTTTTGATAATTCCTTATATTTTATTGTTGATGGTGTAAGCTGTATCGGTGCAGTGGATGTTGATTTAACAAAAGATAAAATCGATGTATTAGTTTCGGGAAGTCAAAAAGCTATCATGCTACCACCAGGTCTAGCATTTGTTGCTTATAGCGATAGAGCAAAAAAACGATTTGCTGATGTAAAAACACCGAGATTCTATTTAGATTTAAATAAATACATAAAATCACAAGAGCAAAATTCAACGCCCTTCACCCCTAATGTTGGTCTATTTAGAGGAATAAATGCTTATGTAGAACTTGTAAAAAAAGAAGGATTAAATCACGTTATTTCACGCCATTTTAAAATACGTAATGCCTTAAGAGCAGCACTAAAGGCACTTGAATTAGAATTATTAGTAAAAGATGATGCTCATGCCTCACCTACTGTGACCTCATTTGTTCCAAAAAATCAAGAAGAACTTAATATCATTAAAAATCAACTTAAATCTCAATTCAATATAACTATTGCTGGGGGACAAGGACACTTAAAAGGACAAATTTTGAGAATTGGTCACATGGGGAAAATATCTCCTTTTGATATTTTAGCAGTCGTGTCTGCATTGGAAATTATTTTAACTTCTAATAGAAATGTCAATTATATTGGAACAGGGATAACTCAATTTATGGAGGTTATTAGACATGAGTCATAA
- a CDS encoding HAD family hydrolase — MKAILFDVDGVFLSEERCFDVSAITVAELLSSPDFLNCDIDIHFDGNLTENDINKIRRNVFNNDRILNQLKSLGLNSNWDMLFIVFSIHLIDKAKQLKPSLRDQLLDELLFTKETLKEIAKDLTDKTINYSLPYDVIASFRNGKDAIYEDLEVYAKNQLELNNTSLFKLKSALWTLAKDIYQEWYLGKALFNQVEYKKDIQDFKKGFIYDEVILKPIEEIQLLLQNLIEAGYQIAIATGRPRTETIIPFQSLGLKSYFKDEHIVTASEVLLAEKQFPQYQPLGKPNPFSYIATLNGNYNDQYERYATKQEDIVNKDEVYIVGDSLADLLSAKKIGATFIGTLTGLKGKAAHSELVANGADHVVEDITKIRKILL; from the coding sequence ATGAAGGCTATATTATTTGATGTAGATGGCGTATTTTTAAGTGAAGAACGATGTTTTGATGTTTCAGCAATTACTGTAGCTGAACTTTTATCGAGTCCAGATTTTTTAAATTGTGACATAGATATTCATTTTGATGGTAATTTAACTGAAAATGATATAAACAAAATACGTAGAAACGTATTTAATAATGACCGAATATTAAATCAACTAAAGTCACTTGGTTTAAATTCAAATTGGGATATGCTATTTATTGTATTTAGTATTCATTTAATTGATAAAGCTAAACAATTAAAACCATCATTACGAGATCAATTACTTGATGAATTATTGTTTACCAAAGAGACTTTAAAGGAAATAGCAAAGGATTTAACTGATAAAACGATAAATTATAGCTTACCTTACGATGTGATAGCTTCGTTTAGAAATGGTAAAGATGCTATTTACGAAGATTTGGAAGTTTACGCTAAAAATCAATTAGAACTTAACAACACTAGTTTATTTAAATTGAAAAGTGCTTTATGGACATTAGCAAAAGATATATATCAAGAATGGTATTTAGGAAAAGCTTTATTTAATCAAGTTGAATATAAAAAAGATATTCAAGATTTTAAGAAAGGTTTCATTTATGATGAGGTCATTCTTAAACCTATAGAAGAAATTCAATTATTACTTCAAAATCTAATAGAAGCGGGATATCAAATTGCGATAGCAACTGGTAGACCTCGAACTGAAACAATTATTCCATTTCAATCATTGGGATTAAAATCTTATTTTAAAGATGAACATATCGTAACGGCAAGTGAGGTGTTGCTAGCAGAGAAACAATTTCCTCAATATCAACCTTTAGGAAAACCTAACCCGTTTAGTTACATCGCTACGTTAAATGGAAATTATAATGACCAATATGAACGATATGCGACAAAGCAAGAAGATATCGTAAATAAAGATGAGGTTTACATAGTAGGCGACTCTTTAGCTGATTTATTAAGTGCGAAGAAGATAGGGGCTACGTTCATTGGTACTTTAACTGGTTTAAAAGGTAAAGCTGCTCACTCTGAATTAGTTGCAAATGGAGCAGATCATGTAGTAGAGGATATAACTAAGATTCGAAAAATTCTATTATAG
- the rpsD gene encoding 30S ribosomal protein S4 — translation MARFRGSNWKKSRRLGISLSGTGKELEKRPYAPGQHGPNQRKKLSEYGLQLREKQKLRYLYGMTERQFRNTFDIAGKQYGVHGENFMILLASRLDAVVYSLGLARTRRQARQLVNHGHIEVDGGRVDIPSYSLKPGQVITVREKSQNLDIIKESVEINNFVPEYLDFDADNLKGTFVRFPERSELPAEINEQLIVEYYSR, via the coding sequence ATGGCTCGATTCAGAGGTTCAAACTGGAAAAAATCTCGTCGTTTAGGTATCTCATTAAGCGGTACTGGTAAAGAATTAGAAAAACGACCATATGCACCAGGACAACACGGTCCTAACCAACGTAAAAAATTATCAGAATATGGTTTACAATTACGTGAAAAACAAAAATTACGTTACTTATATGGAATGACTGAAAGACAATTCCGTAACACATTTGATATTGCTGGTAAGCAATATGGTGTACACGGTGAAAACTTCATGATTTTACTTGCTAGTCGTTTAGATGCAGTTGTTTATTCATTAGGTTTAGCTCGTACACGTCGTCAAGCACGTCAATTAGTAAACCACGGTCACATTGAAGTGGATGGTGGACGCGTAGACATCCCATCTTACTCATTAAAACCTGGTCAAGTGATTACAGTTCGTGAAAAATCACAAAACTTAGATATTATTAAAGAATCTGTTGAAATTAACAATTTCGTACCAGAATATTTAGACTTCGATGCTGACAACTTAAAAGGTACTTTCGTTCGATTCCCTGAACGTAGCGAGTTACCAGCTGAAATCAATGAACAATTAATCGTTGAGTACTACTCAAGATAA
- the serA gene encoding phosphoglycerate dehydrogenase codes for MSHKILVSDPISEDGLQSILKHPEFDVDIQTDLSENDLVNMISTYDALIVRSQTQVTERIINAATNLKVIARAGVGVDNINIEAATLKGILVINAPDGNTISATEHSVAMLLAMARNIPQAHQSLRNKEWNRKAFRGVELYGKTLGVIGAGRIGLGVAKRAQSFGMKILAFDPYLTEDKAKSLDIQIATVDEIAEKSDFVTVHTPLTPKTRGIVGSSFFNKAKQNLQIINVARGGIIDETALIEALDNNLIDRAAIDVFEHEPPTDSPLIQHDKIIVTPHLGASTVEAQEKVAVSVSEEIIEILTKGNVEHAVNAPKMDLSKVDKTTQSFIGLSTTIGEFAIQLLDGAPSEIKVKYAGDLAQNDTSLITRTIITNILKEDLGNEVNIINALAILNQQGVTYNIEKQKKHSGFSSYIELELVNDQDKIKIGATVFAGFGPRIVRINDYSLDFKPNQYQLVTCHKDKPGIVGQTGNLLGSHGINIASMTLGRNDAGGDALMILSIDQQASEEVIKILNETSGFNKIISTKLTI; via the coding sequence ATGAGTCATAAGATATTAGTATCAGACCCAATTTCTGAGGATGGTTTACAAAGTATTTTAAAACATCCAGAATTTGACGTAGATATACAAACAGATTTATCTGAAAATGATTTAGTAAATATGATTTCAACTTATGATGCTCTTATCGTACGAAGTCAAACCCAAGTAACAGAGCGAATTATTAATGCTGCAACAAATTTGAAGGTCATTGCAAGAGCTGGTGTAGGTGTGGATAATATTAATATAGAAGCAGCGACTTTAAAAGGTATTTTAGTAATTAATGCTCCTGATGGTAATACAATTTCTGCTACAGAACATTCAGTAGCTATGTTGCTTGCAATGGCACGAAATATTCCTCAAGCACACCAATCTTTACGTAACAAAGAATGGAATCGTAAAGCATTTAGAGGGGTTGAACTTTATGGCAAAACCTTAGGTGTTATCGGTGCTGGTAGGATTGGTTTGGGCGTCGCTAAACGTGCGCAGAGTTTCGGTATGAAAATTTTAGCGTTCGATCCTTATTTAACAGAAGATAAAGCGAAGTCATTAGATATTCAAATTGCAACTGTTGATGAAATTGCCGAAAAATCCGACTTTGTAACAGTTCACACACCATTAACACCTAAAACTCGAGGAATTGTTGGTTCATCTTTCTTTAACAAAGCTAAACAAAACTTACAAATCATAAATGTTGCCAGAGGGGGTATTATAGATGAAACTGCACTTATTGAAGCATTAGATAATAACTTAATAGATCGTGCAGCTATTGACGTATTTGAACATGAACCTCCTACTGATTCCCCTCTCATTCAACATGATAAAATTATTGTCACACCACATCTTGGCGCCTCTACTGTAGAAGCGCAAGAGAAGGTTGCAGTCTCTGTATCTGAAGAAATAATTGAAATTCTAACTAAAGGGAATGTTGAGCATGCTGTGAATGCTCCAAAAATGGATTTAAGCAAAGTTGATAAAACAACTCAAAGCTTTATAGGTTTAAGTACAACTATTGGTGAGTTTGCTATTCAGCTTCTCGATGGTGCTCCGAGTGAAATTAAAGTTAAATATGCTGGTGACTTAGCGCAAAATGACACTAGTTTAATTACAAGAACAATTATAACGAACATCTTGAAAGAAGATTTAGGTAATGAAGTCAATATTATTAATGCATTAGCAATACTTAACCAACAAGGTGTCACGTATAATATAGAAAAACAAAAGAAACATTCTGGCTTTAGTAGTTACATTGAGCTAGAACTAGTTAATGATCAAGATAAAATCAAAATTGGCGCAACGGTATTCGCAGGTTTTGGCCCAAGAATAGTACGTATTAATGATTACTCACTTGATTTTAAACCTAACCAATATCAATTAGTAACATGTCATAAAGATAAACCTGGTATAGTAGGACAAACAGGCAACCTATTGGGAAGTCACGGAATTAATATTGCGTCAATGACTTTAGGACGTAACGATGCTGGTGGAGATGCTTTAATGATTCTTTCTATTGATCAACAAGCAAGTGAGGAAGTTATAAAAATTTTAAATGAAACAAGCGGATTCAACAAAATTATTAGCACTAAGTTAACAATTTGA
- a CDS encoding glycerophosphodiester phosphodiesterase: MKFRRPNQHFQIVAHRGLPEDYPENTIIAYRHALMLHIDMLEIDVHYTKDKELVVIHDDTIDRTSNGKGKVSDFTLKELKALDFGFYKGEKFKGESIPTFDEVLDLADNFSQKLLIEIKKPSQYPNIENMIVDKLKERQISKSKVILQSFDFDCVKKLSAMNLDYELGLLISKKKYWHKLPNFKKIAKVADYANPNYQIVSKKFMQLAHEEELKVLPYTVNKLKESQKLIDIGVDGIISDVPEDLFEL; this comes from the coding sequence ATGAAATTTCGACGTCCAAATCAACATTTCCAAATCGTAGCGCATAGAGGATTACCTGAAGATTATCCTGAAAATACTATTATCGCTTATCGACATGCGCTCATGTTACATATAGATATGTTGGAAATTGATGTACATTACACAAAAGATAAAGAACTTGTCGTTATACATGATGATACTATCGATCGTACGTCAAATGGTAAAGGTAAGGTTTCTGATTTTACTTTAAAAGAATTAAAAGCGTTAGATTTTGGTTTCTATAAAGGAGAGAAATTTAAAGGGGAGAGTATACCGACTTTTGATGAAGTGTTAGATTTAGCAGATAACTTTTCACAAAAATTATTAATAGAAATAAAAAAGCCTAGTCAGTATCCAAATATTGAAAATATGATTGTTGATAAATTGAAGGAAAGACAAATATCTAAATCTAAAGTGATTTTACAATCATTCGATTTTGATTGTGTAAAAAAATTGTCAGCAATGAATTTAGATTATGAATTAGGTTTATTAATTAGTAAGAAAAAATATTGGCACAAGTTACCAAATTTCAAAAAAATTGCCAAAGTTGCTGATTATGCTAATCCTAATTATCAAATTGTTTCGAAGAAATTTATGCAACTTGCTCATGAGGAAGAGTTAAAAGTATTACCTTATACTGTAAATAAATTAAAAGAATCACAAAAATTAATAGATATTGGTGTTGACGGTATTATTTCCGATGTACCTGAAGATTTATTTGAGCTATAA
- the tyrS gene encoding tyrosine--tRNA ligase encodes MANALIEDLKWRGLIYQQTDEEGIEELLNKEQVTLYCGADPTADSLHIGHLLPFLTLRRFQEHGHRPIVLIGGGTGMIGDPSGKSEERVLQTESQVEANVKGLSNQMHRLFEFGSDKGAKLVNNKDWLGQISLISFLRDYGKHVGVNYMLGKDSIQTRLEHGISYTEFTYTILQAIDFGYLNRELNCKIQVGGSDQWGNITSGIELMRRMYGQTEAYGLTIPLVTKSDGKKFGKSESGAVWLDPEKTSPYEFYQFWINQSDEDVIKFLKYFTFLEKEEINRLEQSKNEAPHLREAQKALAENVTKFIHGEAALKDAIRISKALFSGDLKSLSAKELKEGFKDVPQVTLSTKTTNIVEALIETGIASSKRQAREDVNNGAIYINGERQQSVDYELSSKDLIEDEITIIRRGKKKYFMVNYQS; translated from the coding sequence AAGATTTAAAATGGAGAGGGTTAATTTATCAACAAACAGATGAAGAGGGTATCGAAGAATTATTAAATAAGGAACAGGTCACTTTATATTGCGGCGCAGATCCTACAGCTGATAGTTTACATATTGGTCACTTGTTACCTTTTTTAACATTAAGACGCTTCCAAGAACATGGGCATCGTCCTATCGTCTTAATTGGTGGAGGTACTGGTATGATAGGAGATCCTTCTGGAAAGTCTGAAGAGCGCGTGTTACAAACAGAATCACAAGTTGAAGCTAACGTCAAAGGCCTGTCTAATCAAATGCATCGATTATTTGAATTTGGCAGTGATAAAGGGGCAAAATTAGTTAATAATAAAGATTGGCTTGGTCAAATTTCGTTGATTAGTTTTCTTAGAGATTATGGTAAACATGTTGGCGTTAACTATATGCTAGGAAAAGATTCTATTCAAACACGTTTAGAACATGGTATCTCTTATACAGAATTTACTTATACTATTTTACAAGCTATTGATTTTGGCTATTTAAATCGTGAGTTAAATTGTAAAATTCAAGTAGGCGGATCTGATCAATGGGGTAATATTACAAGTGGTATTGAATTAATGCGACGAATGTATGGACAAACTGAGGCATATGGCCTAACAATCCCATTAGTAACTAAATCAGATGGGAAGAAATTTGGTAAATCAGAGTCTGGAGCTGTGTGGTTAGATCCTGAAAAGACAAGTCCATATGAATTTTATCAATTTTGGATTAATCAATCTGACGAAGATGTAATTAAATTCTTAAAATATTTTACTTTTTTAGAAAAAGAAGAAATTAATCGATTAGAACAATCAAAAAATGAAGCGCCTCACTTACGTGAAGCACAGAAAGCACTAGCGGAAAATGTTACGAAATTTATTCATGGTGAAGCAGCTTTAAAAGACGCTATACGTATTTCAAAAGCACTGTTTAGTGGAGATTTAAAATCATTATCTGCTAAAGAACTTAAAGAAGGGTTTAAAGACGTACCTCAAGTAACGCTATCTACAAAAACGACAAATATAGTTGAAGCACTTATTGAAACAGGTATTGCTTCATCTAAACGCCAAGCACGTGAAGATGTAAACAACGGTGCAATATATATTAATGGTGAACGTCAACAATCAGTCGATTATGAGTTAAGTAGTAAAGACCTTATTGAAGATGAAATTACAATAATTCGACGAGGAAAGAAAAAATATTTCATGGTTAATTACCAATCATAA
- a CDS encoding lysophospholipid acyltransferase family protein, translating into MYNFISKILDVILVKMSKSLYVIGKENIPKDSKYVVTCTHESYNEVIMLGMALLPNQIHYMAKKELFKNQWAGKFLKSLNAFPVDRENPGPSTLKKPVNLLKEHKTIGIFPTGHRTSVEGAPLKRGAATIAMLGKAPILPAAYVGPKKIHGLITGQALIKIGKPIEMDDIPKDLKRNEKVDFLTKEIERRTTQLQKELNEISHSLKK; encoded by the coding sequence ATGTACAATTTTATAAGTAAGATTTTAGATGTTATTTTAGTGAAAATGTCTAAATCATTATATGTTATTGGTAAGGAAAATATTCCTAAAGATAGTAAATATGTTGTAACTTGTACGCATGAAAGTTATAACGAAGTAATCATGTTAGGAATGGCATTACTACCTAATCAAATCCATTATATGGCTAAAAAAGAATTATTTAAGAATCAGTGGGCTGGCAAATTTTTGAAATCACTAAATGCATTTCCAGTTGATAGAGAAAATCCTGGTCCAAGTACATTAAAAAAACCAGTGAATTTACTTAAAGAACATAAAACTATAGGTATTTTCCCAACTGGTCATCGTACTTCAGTAGAGGGAGCCCCATTAAAACGTGGTGCAGCTACTATAGCAATGCTTGGGAAAGCACCTATCTTACCAGCAGCTTATGTGGGTCCAAAAAAAATTCATGGTTTGATTACAGGTCAAGCATTAATCAAAATTGGTAAACCAATTGAGATGGATGATATTCCAAAGGATTTGAAACGGAACGAGAAAGTTGATTTCTTAACCAAAGAAATCGAAAGACGCACAACTCAATTACAAAAAGAACTTAATGAAATTTCACATAGTTTAAAGAAATAG
- a CDS encoding SACOL1771 family peroxiredoxin has product MVRHDFKVKTEWLGGREEVGKLRGDIINENISIPSSLGGQGEGTNPDELLVSAASSCYIISLAATLEKSGFTNVKINQQSIGTASFENKKFKMERITHYPSIKVPSSQTEKLKSILDKLLVIADNNCMISNAIRNNVIISIEPNLI; this is encoded by the coding sequence ATGGTTAGACATGATTTTAAAGTTAAAACTGAATGGCTAGGTGGACGCGAAGAAGTAGGTAAACTTCGAGGAGATATTATCAATGAAAATATATCCATCCCCTCTTCACTCGGTGGCCAAGGAGAAGGCACAAATCCAGATGAATTACTAGTAAGTGCAGCATCATCTTGTTACATCATTTCACTCGCTGCAACACTAGAAAAGAGTGGTTTTACTAATGTAAAAATTAATCAACAGTCAATAGGTACAGCCTCGTTTGAAAATAAAAAATTTAAAATGGAACGTATTACACATTATCCCTCAATTAAAGTACCCTCTTCTCAAACAGAAAAGCTTAAAAGTATTTTAGATAAATTATTAGTGATTGCAGATAATAATTGTATGATATCTAATGCAATACGGAATAATGTCATTATTTCAATTGAACCTAATTTAATATAA
- the nagE gene encoding N-acetylglucosamine-specific PTS transporter subunit IIBC, whose protein sequence is MYKLLQHLGRSLMLPVAVLPAAAIIVGIGHVLDALNILPQAALFFTSVGTTILEQLGILFAIGVAIGMAKKNDGAVALAAALGFFIVTVVLSPEKLATLLQIKESKIDLAFSQMNNGNVFVGIIIGLIAAYSYNKFSETNLPMALSFFSGKRLVPIMTAFFCTILAIILLLIWPPVYNGIVTFGKWIVGMGPFGALLYGFFNRLLIPTGLHHALNNVFWFDTAGINDIGKFQSGKNAIKGITGRYQAGFFPVMMFGVPAAALAMYHTAKTNQKKQVYAWFLASSVSAFFVGVTEPIEFAFMFVAPVLFVIHAVLTGLSLFIAAMFHWTAGFSFSAGLIDYVLSLVNPISNQPWMLLLQGVVFFIIYYVIFRVVIQVFNLSTIGRGDNELIDPTSNDTSEMEVLQNKTTTSKYYQNAKRILDGLGGKENIISLNHCATRLRLELKDNSIIDEQKIKNAGAIGITQNGHHYTQVIIGTHVQQVANEMDHQMN, encoded by the coding sequence ATGTATAAACTTTTGCAACATTTGGGTAGGTCTCTCATGTTACCTGTAGCAGTTCTGCCAGCAGCCGCAATTATTGTAGGCATAGGTCATGTTTTAGATGCTTTAAATATACTTCCTCAAGCTGCACTCTTTTTCACAAGTGTTGGGACCACTATATTAGAGCAATTAGGTATATTATTTGCTATTGGTGTAGCTATCGGTATGGCTAAGAAGAATGATGGCGCAGTAGCATTAGCGGCAGCGTTAGGATTTTTTATAGTTACAGTAGTACTATCTCCAGAAAAATTAGCAACTTTGTTACAAATTAAAGAATCTAAAATTGATTTAGCATTCAGTCAAATGAATAATGGAAATGTGTTTGTAGGGATTATTATAGGTTTGATTGCTGCATATAGTTATAACAAATTTAGTGAAACGAATTTACCTATGGCCTTATCATTCTTCAGTGGGAAACGACTTGTTCCAATCATGACAGCATTCTTTTGTACAATTTTAGCGATTATTTTATTATTGATTTGGCCTCCAGTTTATAATGGGATAGTTACTTTTGGTAAGTGGATTGTTGGTATGGGTCCATTCGGTGCATTATTATATGGTTTTTTTAATAGATTGTTAATACCTACTGGGTTGCATCATGCGCTCAATAATGTATTTTGGTTTGATACTGCTGGAATAAATGACATAGGTAAATTTCAAAGTGGTAAAAATGCCATTAAGGGAATTACTGGCAGATACCAAGCAGGATTTTTCCCTGTTATGATGTTTGGTGTACCGGCAGCAGCTTTGGCGATGTATCATACTGCAAAGACGAATCAAAAAAAACAAGTTTATGCTTGGTTTTTAGCAAGTTCAGTTTCGGCATTCTTTGTGGGTGTAACTGAACCCATAGAGTTTGCATTCATGTTTGTAGCTCCAGTTTTATTTGTTATTCATGCTGTTTTAACTGGATTATCATTATTTATAGCAGCAATGTTTCATTGGACAGCAGGATTTTCATTTAGTGCAGGTCTTATAGATTATGTGCTTTCATTGGTTAATCCGATATCTAATCAACCTTGGATGTTATTATTGCAGGGTGTAGTCTTTTTTATTATCTATTACGTTATCTTTAGAGTTGTCATACAAGTCTTTAATTTAAGTACTATAGGTAGGGGAGATAATGAACTTATCGATCCAACATCAAATGATACTTCTGAAATGGAAGTATTACAGAACAAAACCACTACAAGTAAATATTATCAAAACGCAAAACGTATTTTAGACGGATTAGGTGGTAAAGAAAACATTATTAGTTTAAATCATTGTGCAACAAGGCTTAGATTGGAGCTTAAAGATAATTCGATTATAGATGAGCAGAAAATTAAAAATGCTGGAGCTATTGGTATAACTCAAAATGGACACCATTATACCCAAGTGATTATTGGAACACACGTACAACAAGTTGCCAATGAAATGGATCACCAAATGAATTAG
- a CDS encoding S1C family serine protease translates to MSEQEKNQHHYRNSSQKRHTFPWIKTIIVAIIAGIIGALLVLGIGKLLNKNGFNNESATVHQVSNSHGGNQLDGKSNQYKSVHDMIKDVSPAIVGVINMQKSTNLDDLFNGKASKSKEAGIGSGVIYQISEGSAYIVTNNHVVDGASEIKVQLHNSKQVDAKLIGKDALTDIAVLKIKDTKGIKAIQFANSSKVQTGDSVFAMGNPLGLEFANSVTSGIISASERTIDANTSAGNTKVNVLQTDAAINPGNSGGALVDINGNLVGINSMKIAAAQVEGIGFAIPSNEVRVTIEQLVKHGKIERPSIGIGLINLSDIPENYRKELHTHKDKGVYVAKVDSENAIKKGDIITGIDGKQIKDDTDLRTYLYESKKPGETVTLKVIRDGKTQDINVKLKKQASASESSQSQSQFAQ, encoded by the coding sequence ATGTCAGAACAAGAAAAGAATCAACACCACTATCGTAATTCTTCACAGAAGCGACACACTTTTCCATGGATTAAAACAATTATTGTTGCAATAATCGCTGGAATTATTGGAGCACTTCTCGTCTTAGGTATTGGTAAACTCCTAAATAAAAATGGTTTTAACAATGAAAGTGCTACTGTTCATCAAGTTTCAAATAGTCATGGTGGCAATCAGTTAGATGGTAAAAGTAATCAATACAAATCAGTACATGACATGATTAAAGACGTTTCTCCCGCAATTGTCGGCGTGATAAACATGCAAAAATCTACAAACCTTGATGATTTATTCAACGGTAAGGCATCTAAATCAAAAGAAGCGGGAATTGGTTCCGGTGTGATTTATCAAATAAGTGAAGGTTCCGCATATATCGTTACAAATAATCACGTTGTTGATGGTGCTTCGGAAATTAAAGTTCAACTACATAATTCAAAACAAGTAGATGCCAAATTAATAGGTAAAGACGCCCTAACAGATATTGCTGTTCTAAAAATAAAAGATACAAAAGGAATAAAAGCAATTCAATTTGCTAATTCGTCAAAAGTTCAAACAGGAGATAGTGTTTTTGCAATGGGTAATCCTCTAGGATTAGAATTTGCAAATTCTGTTACATCAGGAATTATTTCAGCTAGCGAACGTACAATTGACGCCAATACTTCTGCTGGTAATACTAAAGTTAATGTTTTACAGACAGACGCTGCAATAAATCCCGGTAATTCGGGTGGTGCATTAGTGGATATTAACGGAAATCTCGTTGGTATCAATTCCATGAAAATTGCGGCAGCACAAGTAGAAGGTATAGGTTTTGCTATACCTAGTAATGAAGTTAGAGTGACCATCGAACAACTCGTTAAACATGGTAAAATCGAACGCCCTTCAATCGGTATAGGTCTTATAAATTTAAGTGATATTCCTGAAAACTATCGTAAAGAACTACATACTCATAAAGACAAAGGCGTTTATGTAGCTAAAGTAGACAGTGAAAATGCCATTAAAAAGGGTGATATTATTACTGGAATAGATGGTAAACAAATAAAAGATGATACAGATTTAAGAACTTATTTATACGAGAGCAAAAAACCAGGTGAAACGGTTACTCTAAAAGTTATCAGAGATGGTAAGACACAAGACATTAATGTAAAATTAAAAAAACAAGCATCTGCATCTGAATCATCTCAATCACAAAGTCAATTTGCTCAATAA